In a single window of the Anaerolineae bacterium genome:
- a CDS encoding cobalamin-binding protein, giving the protein MALLEELSQALINGNAPKTRELTQKAIDEGMAPGKVLNEGL; this is encoded by the coding sequence ATGGCTTTACTGGAGGAACTCTCGCAGGCACTGATCAACGGCAACGCCCCCAAGACCAGGGAGCTGACCCAGAAGGCGATCGATGAGGGGATGGCCCCGGGTAAGGTGCTCAACGAGGGGCTGAT
- a CDS encoding TIGR04076 family protein, producing MDEPMFPSRNRVKITVLKKLFHEDLIKEYTDTGNWGPCSHFSEGQEFAVSEDRPWDMPPGFCGWAWADIQKAVWGMARGGPNVFVTCCTDGYRPVLFKLEKEKVKQ from the coding sequence GTGGACGAGCCGATGTTCCCCTCGCGGAATAGAGTGAAGATCACTGTGCTGAAGAAGCTGTTTCACGAGGATTTGATAAAGGAATACACCGACACAGGGAATTGGGGTCCATGTTCGCATTTCAGTGAAGGTCAAGAGTTTGCTGTGTCTGAGGATAGACCCTGGGACATGCCACCTGGGTTTTGCGGATGGGCGTGGGCAGATATCCAGAAGGCTGTTTGGGGCATGGCTCGCGGAGGCCCAAACGTGTTTGTTACGTGCTGCACGGATGGCTACCGGCCAGTACTATTCAAGTTGGAGAAAGAGAAAGTCAAGCAATGA